A genomic stretch from Lathyrus oleraceus cultivar Zhongwan6 chromosome 2, CAAS_Psat_ZW6_1.0, whole genome shotgun sequence includes:
- the LOC127121570 gene encoding non-specific lipid transfer protein GPI-anchored 7, with translation MNNSTMCIIMALMGVISMSVVISLVDAQVLPSCGNQVLPCIAYVNSSNPPDICCDPIKDLYETHETCFCQIVSTPGLFETFGFKIGQVFRVIHLCGVKFDTTCKASSPTLPMLSAQPPATRGDEGGGDKIALTRVGYILFIWAFVFFG, from the exons ATGAATAATAGCACAATGTGTATTATTATGGCGTTAATGGGAGTAATTAGCATGAGTGTAGTGATTAGTTTAGTAGATGCACAAGTACTTCCAAGTTGTGGTAATCAAGTATTACCATGCATTGCGTACGTTAACTCAAGTAACCCACCAGACATATGCTGCGATCCGATTAAGGATCTATACGAAACACACGAAACATGTTTCTGTCAAATTGTTTCAACTCCTGGATTGTTTGAAACTTTTGGTTTCAAAATTGGTCAGGTTTTTCGAGTTATACACTTGTGTGGTGTCAAATTCGATACCACGTGCAAAG CATCTTCTCCAACTCTTCCTATGTTGTCGGCGCAACCCCCAG CAACTCGAGGCGATGAAGGAGGAGGAGACAAGATTGCTTTAACTAGAGTTGGCTACATATTATTTATTTGGGCATTTGTGTTCTTTGGTTAA